A single region of the Legionella oakridgensis ATCC 33761 = DSM 21215 genome encodes:
- a CDS encoding nucleotide sugar dehydrogenase, with product MERIYAVIGLGYVGLELAMGLSKTVKVIGYDNSPERIEQLIHHYDKNKIFTKEQLQRSVIEYKNKLEDLKQANFYIVVVPTPVCHSLPDLECLIKATRVLAGIIKKGDIIVYESTVYPGTTEEICIKLLEDISQMTCGEDFNVGYSPERINPNDTAHTLSTIVKIVSAQNQNTLREIVKVYQKVSSVYPVMNIKVAEAAKVLENTQRDVNIAFMNEFARIMHALDINVQEVLDAAKTKWNFSDYKPGLVGGHCIAVDPLYLAFKAKQHGVEPSMILTARRINDDITHFIIEQMIKLLIKNRSNLNLITIGILGVTYKEDIPDIRNSLMLKLISELDEYQINYVIHDPHADKSLLLSKYHLKLVDFADLQELDVLLLGVGHTFYLNHGLSSIVSKLKQPGLFMDIPSLFKEVDKSDFKNIIFWNL from the coding sequence ATGGAAAGAATCTATGCAGTTATAGGTCTAGGCTACGTAGGATTAGAGCTGGCTATGGGCCTGTCAAAAACAGTAAAGGTGATTGGCTACGATAACTCTCCAGAAAGAATCGAACAACTTATTCATCATTATGATAAAAATAAAATCTTCACAAAAGAGCAATTACAACGAAGTGTTATTGAATATAAAAATAAACTGGAAGACCTTAAACAAGCTAACTTTTATATTGTAGTTGTACCGACTCCTGTCTGTCATTCCTTACCTGATTTAGAGTGTTTGATAAAGGCGACAAGAGTTTTGGCGGGGATTATCAAAAAAGGTGATATTATTGTTTATGAGTCAACGGTTTATCCAGGAACCACAGAGGAAATCTGTATAAAACTACTGGAAGATATCAGTCAGATGACTTGTGGTGAGGATTTCAATGTTGGTTATTCACCAGAACGCATCAATCCAAATGATACGGCCCATACGTTATCAACCATAGTAAAAATAGTTAGTGCTCAGAATCAAAATACTTTAAGAGAAATAGTCAAAGTTTATCAAAAAGTATCTTCTGTTTATCCAGTCATGAATATAAAAGTCGCTGAGGCCGCGAAAGTACTAGAAAACACCCAACGAGATGTCAATATTGCTTTCATGAACGAATTTGCAAGGATCATGCATGCTTTAGATATCAATGTTCAAGAGGTTCTTGATGCGGCAAAAACCAAATGGAATTTTTCTGATTATAAACCCGGTCTTGTTGGTGGACATTGTATTGCTGTTGATCCTTTATATCTTGCTTTTAAGGCGAAACAGCATGGCGTTGAGCCCAGCATGATCCTCACCGCCAGAAGAATTAATGATGATATTACTCATTTTATTATCGAGCAAATGATTAAATTGTTAATAAAAAATAGGAGTAATTTGAACTTAATAACAATAGGTATTTTGGGAGTTACCTATAAAGAAGATATTCCTGATATAAGAAACAGTTTGATGCTAAAGTTAATTAGCGAACTGGATGAGTATCAAATAAATTATGTGATTCATGACCCTCATGCGGACAAGAGTCTTCTTTTAAGTAAATATCATTTGAAGCTTGTTGATTTTGCAGATTTGCAAGAATTAGATGTTCTTCTTTTAGGCGTTGGGCATACTTTTTATCTCAACCATGGTTTGAGTAGCATCGTATCTAAATTAAAACAGCCAGGATTATTTATGGATATCCCTTCACTATTTAAAGAAGTGGATAAATCGGATTTTAAAAATATTATTTTCTGGAATTTATAA
- a CDS encoding tetratricopeptide repeat protein gives MLNARNGLIVICCLFPLLGYSSVLSATNNQSNELKKLYQAKNYQTVIRVGNVLLLETPDNPDARLFLGLAYYQTRQYNKAYEILNTTLASYPDYLDVRLALINTLLAQKRYSKAFEIIQEGLERHADDVSLQMAKVKLMTLQGKELQAVKELNDILNTHQNYQPAIDLRKKLIHNVQLDHLKKLYKEMDYHVVISKGSVLLLQSPDNSDVRLFLGLAYYQTRQYNKAYEILNATLASYPDYLDVRLALINTLLAQKRYSKAFEIIQEGLERHADDVSLQMAKVKLMTLQGKELEAVKELNDILNTHQNYQPAIDLKKKLTLKARHKKKSIKRTIANDQILTKETQSQYVFSMFTNNMDVTMPAQYWNYSSVSLYRHSENVHYGIELNYANRFNHNGIQGGLVFMPKLSRNTQLRLAYFSANQPELFPDHTVYGELYQNVLDNVTVSGGGYYQKLSNTYFNTYTGSIDVYASRFLFSFRPLYYQTKSGPDSILYRLHVRFYADNPDQYVGLIGYIGSSPDLFNLFTVNFLRVREKIIMAESQFVINKSLLFQLGGGYENQQFPDNRERGLFYLNVGLKYRFGHV, from the coding sequence ATGCTGAATGCTAGAAATGGATTAATAGTTATTTGTTGTTTATTTCCACTTCTGGGTTACTCTTCTGTACTTTCTGCTACGAATAATCAATCAAACGAATTAAAAAAATTATATCAGGCGAAAAATTATCAAACGGTTATTCGTGTGGGAAATGTTTTATTACTTGAAACTCCTGATAATCCTGACGCTCGTCTTTTCTTGGGTTTGGCTTATTATCAAACAAGGCAATATAACAAAGCGTATGAAATATTAAATACAACCCTGGCTTCTTATCCTGATTATTTGGACGTGAGGCTTGCGCTGATTAACACCTTGTTGGCGCAAAAACGGTATTCTAAAGCCTTTGAAATCATTCAAGAAGGTCTTGAGAGGCACGCAGATGATGTTTCTTTGCAAATGGCTAAAGTAAAACTCATGACCCTGCAGGGGAAAGAGTTGCAGGCGGTAAAAGAATTGAATGACATTTTGAATACTCATCAAAATTATCAACCGGCCATCGACTTGAGAAAAAAACTGATTCATAACGTTCAATTAGATCATCTTAAAAAGTTATATAAAGAAATGGATTATCATGTGGTTATTTCTAAGGGAAGCGTTTTATTACTTCAATCCCCTGATAATTCTGACGTTCGTCTTTTCTTGGGCTTGGCTTATTATCAAACAAGGCAATATAACAAAGCGTATGAAATATTAAATGCAACCCTGGCTTCTTATCCTGATTATTTGGACGTGAGGCTTGCGCTGATTAACACCTTGTTGGCGCAAAAACGGTATTCTAAAGCCTTTGAAATCATTCAAGAAGGTCTTGAGAGGCACGCAGATGATGTTTCTTTGCAAATGGCTAAAGTAAAACTCATGACCCTGCAGGGGAAAGAGTTAGAGGCGGTAAAAGAATTGAATGACATTTTGAATACTCATCAAAATTATCAACCGGCCATCGATTTGAAAAAAAAGCTTACTTTAAAAGCACGACATAAAAAGAAATCGATTAAACGGACCATTGCTAACGATCAAATTCTGACTAAAGAGACTCAATCTCAATACGTTTTTAGTATGTTCACGAATAATATGGATGTCACCATGCCAGCCCAATATTGGAATTATTCATCCGTATCACTTTACCGTCATTCGGAAAATGTCCACTATGGTATTGAGCTTAATTATGCCAATCGATTTAATCACAACGGCATCCAAGGAGGTCTGGTATTTATGCCTAAGCTAAGTCGCAACACCCAGCTTAGATTGGCTTATTTCTCTGCAAATCAACCCGAGTTGTTTCCCGATCACACTGTTTATGGGGAGCTCTATCAGAATGTGTTGGATAACGTCACAGTATCTGGAGGCGGGTATTACCAAAAACTTTCTAATACTTATTTTAATACATACACAGGAAGTATAGATGTCTATGCGAGTCGTTTTTTGTTTAGTTTCAGACCATTATACTATCAAACCAAGTCTGGCCCTGATTCAATATTGTATCGTTTGCACGTACGTTTTTATGCAGATAATCCTGATCAATACGTTGGTCTAATCGGGTACATTGGATCTTCACCAGACTTGTTTAATCTTTTTACCGTTAATTTTTTACGGGTGCGCGAAAAAATTATTATGGCAGAAAGCCAATTTGTGATTAATAAGTCTTTACTATTTCAACTGGGTGGTGGCTATGAAAACCAGCAATTTCCCGATAATCGTGAGCGCGGGTTGTTTTATCTTAATGTCGGACTAAAATATAGGTTTGGCCATGTATAG
- a CDS encoding HEAT repeat domain-containing protein, with the protein MPKLIRHIKANDWSKRYRLLSCFRIYLDETYYPILTQLIQDSVSIISINAAHIGYQTNNEKIHQAILTRLLVEDYASRTLYIRNFKANQAMWPFFLNQLEQTKNTLLKKIIYDILHHTGCDSRFFSIAKEDSLQGEKNTQLAAIRVLPYTGDDKDVLDVLKILLNNDSWRVRNIAVQSLAVLNDPEIIPLLADQLNDKNVWVKTSAAKMLTLTGNEGLQVLKAKKKNAPKQIADYASYFLDIAEIRRAENA; encoded by the coding sequence TTGCCTAAACTTATTCGTCATATTAAGGCAAACGATTGGAGCAAACGTTATCGATTACTCAGTTGTTTTCGTATCTATCTTGATGAAACGTATTATCCTATACTAACTCAACTGATCCAGGATAGCGTTTCGATTATCAGTATCAATGCTGCTCATATTGGTTATCAAACTAATAATGAAAAAATACATCAAGCCATTTTAACAAGGCTTTTGGTAGAAGATTATGCCAGCCGAACTTTATATATTCGCAATTTTAAAGCCAATCAAGCGATGTGGCCCTTTTTTTTAAACCAACTTGAACAGACTAAAAATACACTCTTAAAAAAAATTATTTACGATATCCTGCATCATACTGGCTGTGATTCCAGGTTTTTTTCGATTGCTAAAGAAGACAGCTTACAAGGTGAGAAAAATACGCAATTAGCGGCCATACGTGTTTTACCTTATACGGGTGATGATAAGGATGTACTGGATGTTTTGAAAATTTTACTTAACAACGACTCATGGCGAGTGAGGAATATTGCTGTTCAATCATTGGCCGTTTTAAACGATCCGGAAATCATCCCACTATTAGCTGATCAGTTAAATGATAAAAATGTTTGGGTTAAAACATCAGCTGCTAAGATGCTAACGTTAACAGGAAACGAAGGTCTGCAGGTGCTCAAGGCGAAAAAAAAGAATGCGCCGAAACAAATTGCAGATTATGCAAGTTATTTTCTTGACATCGCAGAGATTAGAAGAGCGGAAAATGCTTAA
- a CDS encoding glycosyltransferase family 2 protein, with product MQVIFLTSQRLEERKMLNFISLINIIILIYFIITALIYTVLLFGAFPMIVGYFNLKAYTNYEDIVENEDLPPVTVIIPMFNEIGLIKDALLSALNSNYKKFYVLLINDGSTDNSLEFLIEEFKLQEVPVIIDKKIKTKKVKRAFVSNDYLNLMVIDKERGGRGDALNVGVNICFTPYFFSMDADSVIAPTALANLMYEILIRRNGIAVGGSVYILNGCKVHDGKIEQSNLPRSYMAGIQSAEYLRSHLFSRTGWNILGGTMCYSGTATLYNREAVISVGGFDKDNYSQDCEIILNLHRRFREKRNPIPLVLILLRLYGPMCHRHFVLLLNNGIIGVAGYCALCSAI from the coding sequence ATGCAAGTTATTTTCTTGACATCGCAGAGATTAGAAGAGCGGAAAATGCTTAATTTTATCTCACTGATTAATATTATTATTTTAATTTATTTTATTATCACCGCTTTAATTTATACCGTGCTGTTATTCGGCGCATTCCCAATGATTGTCGGCTATTTTAATTTAAAGGCTTACACGAATTATGAAGACATTGTAGAAAACGAAGATCTTCCTCCTGTTACTGTTATTATCCCCATGTTTAATGAAATAGGGCTTATTAAAGATGCTTTATTAAGTGCTTTAAATTCAAACTATAAAAAATTTTATGTTTTATTGATTAACGATGGTTCTACTGATAATAGCCTTGAATTTTTAATTGAGGAATTTAAGCTTCAAGAGGTCCCGGTAATTATTGATAAAAAAATAAAAACGAAGAAGGTCAAGCGGGCTTTTGTATCAAACGATTACCTAAATTTAATGGTGATTGATAAAGAAAGAGGTGGCAGGGGGGATGCTCTAAATGTTGGTGTGAATATTTGTTTTACTCCTTATTTTTTTTCAATGGACGCCGATTCAGTCATAGCTCCGACCGCACTTGCAAATTTGATGTATGAAATTTTAATTAGACGCAATGGAATTGCTGTCGGGGGGAGTGTTTATATTTTAAATGGATGCAAGGTTCACGACGGTAAAATAGAGCAGTCAAACTTGCCTCGTTCTTACATGGCGGGCATTCAATCGGCTGAATATTTGCGTTCTCATTTGTTTAGTCGAACAGGATGGAATATTTTGGGAGGAACGATGTGCTACTCAGGCACCGCTACTTTATATAATCGTGAGGCAGTGATCAGTGTAGGAGGATTTGACAAAGATAATTATTCTCAAGACTGTGAAATCATTTTAAATCTTCATCGCCGCTTTAGAGAAAAAAGAAACCCTATACCATTAGTTTTAATCCTGTTGCGGCTGTATGGACCGATGTGCCATCGACATTTCGTGCTTTTGCTAAACAACGGGATTATTGGCGTCGCGGGTTACTGCGCTCTGTGTTCAGCCATATGA
- a CDS encoding SDR family NAD(P)-dependent oxidoreductase has product MSAIICAVLNFYTGAAVYIITGGGSGIGRALAQALVKRGKSVLVIGRREQPLIETASFDENIHYFCADVSTAHGRQYITEQIKTKVQGLIHNAGVIEPIVPIANMEESVWRQVMATNVEAPLFLTQSLWKNLINGRVLHIGSGAAYFPVAGWSAYCVSKAALSMLTRCSQLEYDDIAFASVMPGIIDTDMQGVIRDANHMEQEKLEFFKRLKRQGQLLVPETVALFLCWLLLDMDDNRYVSQEWDIYDTAHHTDWLIPPHTVPTWEE; this is encoded by the coding sequence ATGTCTGCTATTATCTGCGCTGTTTTAAATTTTTATACTGGGGCAGCAGTGTACATCATCACCGGAGGCGGAAGCGGGATTGGCCGGGCGCTCGCACAAGCGTTGGTAAAGCGCGGTAAGTCTGTGCTTGTTATTGGCCGTCGCGAACAGCCTTTAATTGAAACCGCTTCATTCGATGAAAACATTCATTATTTTTGTGCTGATGTATCGACCGCTCATGGTCGTCAATACATCACAGAACAAATAAAAACAAAAGTCCAAGGCCTTATCCATAATGCTGGCGTCATCGAACCTATTGTGCCAATTGCCAATATGGAAGAATCCGTATGGCGACAAGTCATGGCTACCAATGTGGAGGCACCTTTGTTTTTAACGCAATCGTTATGGAAAAACTTGATAAACGGTCGTGTATTACATATTGGGTCAGGTGCTGCCTATTTTCCTGTGGCTGGCTGGAGTGCCTATTGTGTGTCGAAAGCTGCTTTGTCCATGTTGACTCGGTGCAGTCAGCTAGAATATGACGATATAGCGTTTGCCAGTGTTATGCCCGGAATTATTGATACCGACATGCAAGGTGTTATCCGCGATGCAAATCATATGGAACAAGAAAAACTGGAATTTTTTAAACGCTTGAAGCGACAGGGACAATTGCTTGTGCCAGAAACAGTGGCTCTCTTTTTATGTTGGTTATTATTGGATATGGATGACAATCGTTATGTTTCCCAAGAGTGGGATATTTATGATACGGCGCATCATACAGATTGGCTTATTCCTCCACATACAGTACCGACTTGGGAGGAATGA
- the hutI gene encoding imidazolonepropionase, giving the protein MAGCDLLLQDATLVDRHGMQHTEQAIAIANGRILWTGSLSQLPPHYLKQAIKTEHCQGKLITPGLIDCHTHLVYAGHRADEFKKRLEGATYAEIARSGGGILSTVKKTRAVSEDVLLQQSLPRIQALGAEGVTTVEIKSGYGLDLESELKMLRVAKQLEKITGMRVLTTFLGAHAIPPEYHGRSQDYVDYLCQEVLPAVVEAGLADAVDVFCESIAFSLAQTEQLFRRAQELELRVKCHAEQLSSMGATALAARYGALSSDHLEHLEEAGIAAMAKANMVAVLLPGAYYFLRETRKPPIESLRQAGVGMAIATDCNPGSSPTTSLLLMMNMACQFFSLTIPEVWSAVTYQAARALGVAEERGALEAGKQADLVRWSVKESEQLCYQFGYPCPHERMIAGKWQHPS; this is encoded by the coding sequence ATGGCTGGATGTGACTTATTATTACAGGATGCAACCCTTGTGGATAGACATGGCATGCAGCATACAGAGCAAGCCATAGCCATAGCGAATGGCCGCATCCTTTGGACTGGCTCATTAAGTCAATTGCCACCACACTATCTTAAACAAGCGATCAAAACAGAACATTGCCAGGGAAAACTCATTACGCCAGGACTCATTGATTGTCATACTCATCTCGTTTATGCAGGTCACAGGGCTGATGAATTTAAAAAGCGGCTGGAGGGAGCAACATATGCAGAAATTGCCCGAAGTGGTGGAGGTATTTTATCCACAGTAAAAAAGACACGAGCAGTTTCCGAGGACGTATTATTACAGCAATCATTGCCACGAATTCAGGCATTGGGTGCTGAGGGAGTAACAACCGTAGAAATAAAATCTGGATATGGACTTGATCTGGAGAGTGAATTAAAAATGCTGCGGGTTGCAAAACAACTGGAAAAAATAACCGGGATGCGAGTCTTAACAACGTTTCTAGGGGCTCATGCCATACCGCCAGAATATCATGGCAGAAGCCAGGATTACGTGGATTATTTGTGTCAAGAGGTATTGCCGGCAGTGGTTGAAGCAGGACTTGCTGATGCGGTGGATGTATTTTGCGAATCCATTGCTTTTTCATTAGCACAAACGGAACAATTGTTCCGTCGAGCGCAAGAATTGGAATTACGTGTCAAGTGTCATGCCGAACAGTTATCAAGCATGGGTGCTACAGCACTTGCCGCGCGCTATGGCGCACTGTCTTCTGACCATTTGGAGCATCTGGAGGAGGCGGGCATTGCAGCCATGGCAAAAGCCAATATGGTAGCTGTCTTGCTGCCAGGCGCTTACTATTTTTTGCGTGAAACCCGCAAGCCTCCAATTGAATCATTACGGCAGGCTGGGGTAGGCATGGCCATTGCGACGGATTGTAATCCAGGTTCTTCACCGACGACGTCTCTGTTGCTGATGATGAATATGGCTTGTCAATTTTTTTCATTAACCATCCCGGAGGTATGGAGTGCTGTGACCTATCAGGCAGCGAGGGCCTTAGGAGTTGCTGAGGAAAGGGGGGCGTTAGAAGCTGGAAAACAGGCCGATTTAGTACGTTGGTCAGTTAAAGAATCCGAGCAATTGTGTTATCAGTTTGGTTATCCATGTCCGCATGAACGGATGATCGCGGGTAAATGGCAGCATCCTTCGTGA
- a CDS encoding RsiV family protein: MVSKGDNIPASVTSKNSLYIDYKIPYQEHEALSVLFDTSIYYRGAAHPSPALISFNFIHGKQVKLEELFMPDSNYLNRLAKLCQEALMKKKLPTYDLVKEGTKPKKQNFNTWHFSKNGLVIVFNVYQVAPYFVGPQYVELPRSALIDVLNGEIAQAVWGS, from the coding sequence ATGGTGAGCAAGGGAGATAATATTCCTGCCAGCGTTACCAGTAAAAACAGTTTATACATTGATTATAAAATACCTTATCAGGAGCACGAGGCCTTAAGTGTCCTGTTTGATACTTCTATATACTATCGAGGCGCGGCTCATCCTTCGCCTGCGTTGATTTCCTTTAATTTTATTCATGGTAAACAAGTGAAGCTGGAGGAATTGTTTATGCCCGACAGCAATTATTTGAATCGCCTGGCGAAGCTTTGCCAAGAAGCTCTCATGAAGAAAAAATTGCCAACGTATGATCTGGTAAAAGAAGGAACAAAACCTAAAAAACAAAATTTTAATACTTGGCATTTCTCTAAAAATGGTTTGGTTATCGTTTTTAATGTTTATCAAGTTGCACCTTATTTTGTTGGCCCACAATACGTTGAATTGCCTCGTAGTGCATTGATTGATGTATTAAACGGCGAAATTGCACAAGCTGTTTGGGGATCTTAA
- a CDS encoding valine--tRNA ligase has translation MDKTYSPHAIEQACYKRWESHHYFEPRGEGKHFCIMLPPPNVTGSLHMGHGFQHTLIDTLIRYQRMLGSKTLWQPGTDHAGISTQLIVEGQLDKEGLSRKDMSREQFLKRVWQWKEESGDTITRQMRRIGSSVDWTRERFTMDEGLSAAVQKVFVQLYDEGLIYRGTRLVNWDPKLGTAISDLEVISEEEDGLLWHIRYPLADSSDSLVIATTRPETLLGDTAVAVHPNDPRYQHLIGKYVQLPLCDRVIPVIADEYVDPEFGSGCVKITPAHDFNDHEIGKRHQLPVLNILTKKATINKNAPIKYQGIDRFVAREQIIHDLEQLGLLVKTEPHKLKVPRGEKSNVVIEPLLTDQWYVKTKPLAQPAIDAVKKGDIRFIPENWTKTYFQWMENIEDWCISRQLWWGHRIPAWYDNQGHVYVGYSENDVRFKYNLDPTVSLKQDEDVLDTWFSSSLWPFSSLGWPERTPEFEQFYPTSVLFTGFDIIFFWVARMIMMGLKFTGKIPFKDVIITGLVCDSDGKKMSKSKGNVLDPIDIIDGINLNDLIAKRTANLMLGSVRDKIAKATRKQFPDGIAAFGTDALRFTFCSLASTARTVRFDMNRVEGYRNFCNKLWNASRYVLLNTSEEQADFGDGAFQYSPADQWILSRLQHVKSLCHHHFETYRFDLLANTLYEFVWHEYCDWYLELSKPVLYDDEVLTPMKRGTRRTLIHVLDQILKLLHPMMPFITEEIWLRITKLTSENGETIMLSHYPQVEEELINESIEEEIEWVKKIIQSIRTIRSEMGVSPAKLIPLNLRHVSLEIQKRIKKYSTILMSLAKLTKISILKQDEKISASASAVVGDMELLIPMVGLIDKEAELNRLEKEITKLDKDIALAESKLNNPKFTDKAPPEVITKEREKLTQAQLTREKLLHHQTTIESL, from the coding sequence ATGGATAAGACTTATTCTCCACACGCCATAGAGCAAGCATGTTACAAACGTTGGGAAAGCCACCATTATTTTGAACCCCGTGGTGAAGGCAAACATTTTTGCATCATGTTACCGCCCCCCAATGTGACTGGAAGTTTGCATATGGGGCATGGTTTTCAACATACGCTTATTGATACGCTGATACGCTATCAACGTATGCTGGGATCAAAAACTTTATGGCAACCGGGAACGGATCATGCTGGAATATCAACTCAGCTCATCGTTGAAGGTCAACTGGATAAAGAAGGCTTGTCACGCAAAGACATGTCACGAGAACAATTCCTTAAACGCGTTTGGCAATGGAAAGAAGAATCAGGCGACACCATTACTCGCCAGATGCGGCGAATTGGCTCTTCCGTAGACTGGACAAGAGAACGATTCACCATGGACGAGGGATTATCGGCCGCTGTCCAAAAAGTATTTGTGCAACTCTATGATGAAGGACTTATTTATCGCGGTACCCGTCTGGTTAACTGGGATCCCAAACTAGGTACTGCCATCTCGGATTTGGAAGTCATTTCAGAAGAAGAAGACGGTTTACTCTGGCATATACGTTATCCTTTAGCAGATTCAAGCGACTCTTTGGTCATTGCAACAACTCGTCCAGAAACACTCTTGGGAGATACGGCGGTTGCTGTTCATCCTAACGATCCGAGATACCAGCATCTCATTGGTAAATACGTTCAGCTGCCTTTATGCGATCGTGTCATACCGGTGATTGCCGATGAATACGTAGACCCGGAATTTGGTAGCGGCTGCGTTAAAATTACACCAGCGCATGATTTCAATGATCACGAAATAGGAAAACGCCACCAACTTCCAGTACTCAATATACTGACTAAAAAGGCAACCATTAACAAAAATGCTCCAATCAAATACCAGGGCATAGATCGCTTTGTTGCCCGCGAACAAATCATTCATGATCTTGAGCAATTGGGTTTGTTAGTCAAAACTGAACCTCATAAATTAAAAGTACCTCGCGGTGAAAAATCCAATGTCGTCATTGAGCCCTTATTAACTGATCAATGGTATGTCAAAACCAAGCCATTGGCACAACCAGCCATTGACGCGGTTAAAAAAGGCGATATCCGTTTCATTCCTGAAAATTGGACAAAAACCTACTTTCAATGGATGGAAAACATTGAGGATTGGTGCATTAGCCGACAATTATGGTGGGGGCACCGCATTCCAGCCTGGTATGACAATCAAGGACATGTCTATGTTGGATACAGTGAAAATGATGTGCGCTTCAAATACAACCTTGACCCAACGGTCTCTTTAAAACAAGATGAAGATGTATTAGACACTTGGTTTTCATCTTCTCTTTGGCCATTTTCAAGTTTAGGATGGCCAGAACGCACACCTGAATTTGAACAATTTTATCCAACGTCCGTTTTATTCACAGGGTTTGACATTATTTTCTTCTGGGTTGCCCGCATGATTATGATGGGACTTAAATTCACTGGAAAAATTCCTTTTAAAGATGTGATCATTACTGGCTTGGTATGCGACAGCGATGGCAAAAAAATGTCGAAATCCAAAGGAAATGTTCTTGATCCCATTGATATTATTGATGGGATTAATTTAAATGATTTAATTGCTAAAAGAACCGCTAATCTAATGCTCGGCTCCGTTCGAGATAAAATTGCAAAAGCCACAAGAAAGCAATTTCCTGATGGGATTGCCGCTTTTGGCACCGACGCCTTACGCTTTACCTTTTGCTCCTTGGCATCCACTGCACGCACTGTACGATTTGATATGAATCGTGTAGAAGGTTATCGCAATTTCTGTAACAAATTATGGAATGCTTCCCGTTATGTGCTATTAAATACCAGTGAGGAACAAGCCGATTTTGGTGATGGTGCGTTTCAATACAGCCCTGCTGATCAATGGATACTCTCGCGTTTACAACACGTAAAATCCCTCTGCCACCATCATTTTGAAACCTACCGTTTCGACTTACTTGCCAACACACTTTACGAATTTGTATGGCATGAATATTGTGACTGGTATCTGGAATTATCAAAACCAGTTCTCTATGATGATGAAGTACTTACTCCAATGAAACGCGGCACGCGCCGGACTTTAATTCATGTTCTAGATCAAATACTTAAGTTATTGCATCCAATGATGCCGTTCATCACTGAAGAAATCTGGCTACGCATTACCAAACTCACCAGCGAAAATGGTGAAACCATCATGTTAAGCCACTACCCGCAAGTGGAAGAAGAGTTAATCAACGAATCCATTGAAGAAGAAATTGAGTGGGTGAAAAAGATTATTCAATCCATTCGTACCATACGCAGCGAAATGGGTGTTAGTCCGGCTAAACTCATTCCTTTAAATCTTCGTCATGTTTCACTGGAAATACAAAAAAGAATCAAAAAATATTCAACTATTTTAATGTCACTGGCTAAATTGACAAAAATAAGCATCCTCAAACAGGATGAAAAAATTTCTGCTTCTGCATCAGCCGTTGTTGGCGATATGGAATTACTCATTCCAATGGTTGGGTTAATTGATAAGGAGGCAGAATTAAACCGGCTTGAAAAAGAAATCACTAAACTTGACAAGGATATTGCCCTCGCCGAAAGTAAACTCAACAATCCAAAATTTACCGACAAAGCACCGCCGGAAGTGATTACCAAGGAAAGGGAAAAACTAACTCAAGCTCAACTGACACGCGAAAAATTATTGCACCATCAGACAACCATAGAATCATTATAA